The genomic region TTACCTTCAGGAATTGCCATAATTCCTCCGGGTTTAAGCTGCTCTATCAAAGGTAGTGGAGTGCACGGTGCAGAGGCAGTCACACAAATACGGTCATAAGGCGCATGTTCGGGAAGACCCAGAGAACCGTCTGTGCATATGATTTCAACATTAGTGTAACCTGCTTTTTTCAGATTTCCCCGTGCAAAAACAGAAAGCTTTTCAAGCCTTTCAATAGAATAGATCTCTCCCTTTGAACCGATTATCTCCGCCATTACCGCAGCATTGTAACCGGAGCCGGCACCAATCTCAAGTATTTTTAATCCTTCCTGAAGGTCAAGAAGGTCACACATCATAGCTACCATATGTGGCGCTGATATTGTCTGTGCGTAGCCTATGGGTAAAGGGTGGTCAACATAGGCATTCGCTATTTGAATAGAAGGTACGAAAAGGTGTCTGGGCACCTTTTTCATTGCTTTAAGTGTTTTTTCAGATATATTGTATTCTCGTAGAGAATTTACCAGCTTCTTCCTTTCCCTTTCATACTCCATTGGGTTTTTCCATCTCCCCAGCTTTTTCTGACAATTTCTTCTGCAAATATCCTTTTAATGAATTTTGCGGGAATTGCAATGCCAGTTTTAGATTCAAGGGTTCCGTCCCGTATCTTTATCTTTTTGATACGGATCTTTGTTTTATCCACAGTTTCTTCCTGGCCAATAACAAACTCATATCCGCCTGGCACTCTTTTATGAAGTGGTTCGGTTTTTTTTCCTCTGTGAACTGCGATTTTCACTACCACTTCATCAATGGCTCTGCCCCATATAGTAGATATCTCAGAAGCATTGGCTTTTTTGAGTCTTTTTTCACCGGATTCGATTGCGGTTATAAGTATAGGATAAACCTCGTCAGATTCTCCATCATCTACAATAATCTCATCTTCTACCATCAAGTCTTCTTCAGATGTCAGGAGGGTTGTCTGAGTGAAAGACTCATCACCTTTACTGATTATCACTTTGACATTGAAGGTTTTGACCTTCTCTATTTTAGCAGGATGGACATTTTCACATTCCTGGCACTGGACGACAGGATTCTGTCCTCCTTTTAAAACATCATGTGGCACTGCTATTTTTGGTGAACATGCCGGACATACAACTTCAACTTCGTCGTTCATACTCTCTAGTTATGTCATAGTCAGGGGTATGTAAATAATTATCTGTGTCTGTATCTGTAAAATAGGTTAAGTGTTAAAAATATGATAAATTTTATCACTACCACAGAAAATAATATATTGAGTATCTCTTATTATGAATGAGTATCAATTGCATTTTTATAGGTGTATGGTGCATAAATATATTATCTCTGTGTATAGATGGCATGGAAGTATGATCATTGAACTCAGTTATATTCATAGCCAGTAATGGCTCCTGCGAAAATAGTCAATTTAAAAGTATGATCGAAAATGATTTCGATATAATAGAGGTCAATCCATGCAAATCTCTTTTAACAAAGCTTGAAACTTTGATTCCGGATGCTATTGTTATTCAGGAATCCATCGATGATCCGGATACATATCAGGCATGCCAGCAGATAAATTTCTCAGATAAATATCACTTTATTCCAGTTATCTTTACAGGTTCACCTCTGCCCGGTGATAAAAAAGTGAGACTATTAGAATCCGGTGCAGATGATTATTTAGAAGAACCTTATGACTCGGATATTACAGTTGCCTATTTGAGAGCCCTTATTAATAAAAGGCAGAATTTTTCCTGTCTTGCTGAAAAGTATGATGCACTCAAAAAAGAAGTTTCCGGGGCAAAAGTCATATCTGCGGGATGTCTTGATCCGGATGATGAGGAATTATTCAAGGCAACTCTCCAGCAATCGGCAGTAGGTATTGCCCAGATGTCCATAGAGGGCAGGTTCCTGAAGGTTAATGATCGTTTTTGCGATATTGTGGGTTACACCCGGGAAGAACTACTTTCTTTAAATTACATGGATATCACCTATCCTGACAAGGACGGAACTGAACTTAAAATGGTGAAAATGATTCTTGATGGGAATGCTGATTCATTTGAAATTGAAAAGAGATACATTCACAAAAAAGGACATCCTGTATGGGTTAAGTTATACACCAATGTAAGCCGCGATGAATCCGGAAATATTAGAAATGCGTTTTCCATTGTGGCAGACATTTCTGCACAAAAAGAAGCAGAAGCAAGGCTTCATGAAAGTGAGGCATTTTTCAGGACAATGTACGAATCCAGTAGTATCGGTATTGTAAGAATGTCTGTTCATGATAAAAGAATTGAGCAGGCAAATGCTGCTTTTTGTGATATGCTGGGTTATGAAGAGCACGAACTTAAAGGCAAACATCTGCGTGACATAAGTTTTCTTGAAGACATGGCTGAGAATGTTGTGCAACATAACAAACTGGAATCTGGTGAAATTCCCGCTATTAAAATGGAAAAAAGGTATATTCATAAGTCCGGCTATCTTGTACATGCCCTTCTTCATGCAAATCTAATTTTTGACGAAAATGGGAATCCACTTTACTATATGGGCAATGTTCTTGATATAACAGATATCAGGACATCCCAGCAACGCCTGAAGGAAAGTGAGGAAAAGTATCGCGCTTATGTTGATAACTCTCCTCATCCTATTTTTGTAACAGATGTATTTGGTATGCTTCTTGATGTAAATCCTGCCGGATGCAGTCTTACAGGCTATGCCCTTGAAGAACTAATGGACATGAATATCATAGACCTGTGCAGTCCAAAATCTGTAGATGCTGCAACTGAACACTTCCTGAGTGTTAAGAAGAATGCTAAGGTTTCTGCTGAGCTTTTGTTCCTGAAAAAAGATGGGACTGAATTCTATATGCAGGTAGAA from Methanolobus tindarius DSM 2278 harbors:
- a CDS encoding protein-L-isoaspartate O-methyltransferase, producing the protein MEYERERKKLVNSLREYNISEKTLKAMKKVPRHLFVPSIQIANAYVDHPLPIGYAQTISAPHMVAMMCDLLDLQEGLKILEIGAGSGYNAAVMAEIIGSKGEIYSIERLEKLSVFARGNLKKAGYTNVEIICTDGSLGLPEHAPYDRICVTASAPCTPLPLIEQLKPGGIMAIPEGKRYQRLYRINKDMDGNITKEDHGGVIFVPLVGDHGFNMLCGDR
- a CDS encoding HVO_0476 family zinc finger protein produces the protein MNDEVEVVCPACSPKIAVPHDVLKGGQNPVVQCQECENVHPAKIEKVKTFNVKVIISKGDESFTQTTLLTSEEDLMVEDEIIVDDGESDEVYPILITAIESGEKRLKKANASEISTIWGRAIDEVVVKIAVHRGKKTEPLHKRVPGGYEFVIGQEETVDKTKIRIKKIKIRDGTLESKTGIAIPAKFIKRIFAEEIVRKSWGDGKTQWSMKGKGRSW
- a CDS encoding PAS domain S-box protein produces the protein MIENDFDIIEVNPCKSLLTKLETLIPDAIVIQESIDDPDTYQACQQINFSDKYHFIPVIFTGSPLPGDKKVRLLESGADDYLEEPYDSDITVAYLRALINKRQNFSCLAEKYDALKKEVSGAKVISAGCLDPDDEELFKATLQQSAVGIAQMSIEGRFLKVNDRFCDIVGYTREELLSLNYMDITYPDKDGTELKMVKMILDGNADSFEIEKRYIHKKGHPVWVKLYTNVSRDESGNIRNAFSIVADISAQKEAEARLHESEAFFRTMYESSSIGIVRMSVHDKRIEQANAAFCDMLGYEEHELKGKHLRDISFLEDMAENVVQHNKLESGEIPAIKMEKRYIHKSGYLVHALLHANLIFDENGNPLYYMGNVLDITDIRTSQQRLKESEEKYRAYVDNSPHPIFVTDVFGMLLDVNPAGCSLTGYALEELMDMNIIDLCSPKSVDAATEHFLSVKKNAKVSAELLFLKKDGTEFYMQVEAVMIDKKTLLALCVDTTERKLTEKLLIEAKMLAETASNSKSEFLANISHELRTPLNIVIGYSDVLLSEVSGELNEKQMKYSSSIKDAGSNLLEIVNSLIYIAEIEGGSRELNIMKFDLKPMVADLEKIFRSMASKYNLIMEFDVDINIKYVLADESKFKTILHHLIGNAIKFNKEGGTVHVVFGRDDDDIKVQVIDTGIGIPEDKQDELFDPFVQLDWSHARRYSGVGIGLSLVKGLVEMHGGKISLVSKVGEGTTVTFTIPQKI